Proteins co-encoded in one Stomoxys calcitrans chromosome 5, idStoCalc2.1, whole genome shotgun sequence genomic window:
- the LOC106080413 gene encoding 32 kDa beta-galactoside-binding lectin isoform X1 codes for MLTDFAGNLAHPLEFGHALEIVGKTIDGASKFNLSLMTCKSIINPKADIGFRMSVYFRENIIIRNARINGQWGEEEAEGISRYSQPNPIPSGDFFMIYILACEDKFHISINSIPYCTFKYRLPLESLRAIELKDQIQAIKQIDHRSVFPNPWPPIHASDYFKAFSNDAPILFSPGHVIVITARCFNNKKGQFIIKFMDTDTKREELHFSVRFDEKVVVRNSHNSKFEFGQEERHGHFPFVFNQQFKLAIAFTESEFLTAVDGYNFCSYAYRTPNILQKLVGFKIACTKGLHMHVTGVDHVQTGNSLCRGFEELTRFDKECT; via the exons ATGCTAACAGATTTTGCGGGAAATTTAGCTCATCCATTGGAGTTTGGTCATGCATTGGAAATAGTAGGAAAAACTATCGATGGGGCTTCAAA ATTTAATTTATCACTAATGACATGTAAGTCAATAATTAACCCCAAAGCTGATATTGGCTTTCGAATGTCCGTATATTTTCGTGAGAATATTATCATTCGAAATGCACGCATAAATGGTCAATGGGGCGAAGAGGAAGCGGAAGGCATCTCCAGGTATTCCCAGCCCAATCCAATACCATCGGGAGACTTTTTTATGATCTACATATTGGCATGTGAGGATAAATTTCACATATCCATTAACAGTATACCATATTGCACATTTAAGTATCGTTTGCCTTTGGAATCATTGCGTGCCATCGAATTGAAGGATCAAATACAGGCGATAAAGCAAATCGATCATCGATCGGTATTTCCAAATCCGTGGCCGCCTATACATGCCAGTGATTATTTTAAAGCATTTAGCAATGATGCCCCCATACTTTTTAGTCCTGGCCATGTCATCGTTATAACGGCAAGATGTTTTAACAACAAAAAGGGACAATTTATAATCAAATTTATGGATACGGATACCAAGAGAGAAGAGTTACACTTTAGTGTAAGGTTTGATGAAAAGGTTGTGGTGCGCAATAGCCATAATTCGAAATTTGA ATTTGGCCAAGAGGAACGTCATGGCCACTTTCCTTTTGTTTTCAATCAACAATTCAAACTAGCCATAGCTTTTACGGAAAGCGAATTTCTTACAGCAGTAGATGGTTATAACTTTTGCAGCTACGCCTATCGCACTCCCAATATTCTACAGAAACTGGTGGGCTTTAAAATTGCCTGCACCAAGGGTTTACATATGCATGTAACTGGTGTGGACCATGTACAAACGGGTAATAGCTTGTGTAGAGGCTTTGAAGAGTTGACAAGATTTGACAAGGAATGTACCTAA
- the LOC106080413 gene encoding 32 kDa beta-galactoside-binding lectin isoform X2 — protein sequence MLVCKSPPREAEPKKFNLSLMTCKSIINPKADIGFRMSVYFRENIIIRNARINGQWGEEEAEGISRYSQPNPIPSGDFFMIYILACEDKFHISINSIPYCTFKYRLPLESLRAIELKDQIQAIKQIDHRSVFPNPWPPIHASDYFKAFSNDAPILFSPGHVIVITARCFNNKKGQFIIKFMDTDTKREELHFSVRFDEKVVVRNSHNSKFEFGQEERHGHFPFVFNQQFKLAIAFTESEFLTAVDGYNFCSYAYRTPNILQKLVGFKIACTKGLHMHVTGVDHVQTGNSLCRGFEELTRFDKECT from the exons ATGTTGGTTTGCAAAAGCCCCCCACGGGAAGCAGAACctaaaaa ATTTAATTTATCACTAATGACATGTAAGTCAATAATTAACCCCAAAGCTGATATTGGCTTTCGAATGTCCGTATATTTTCGTGAGAATATTATCATTCGAAATGCACGCATAAATGGTCAATGGGGCGAAGAGGAAGCGGAAGGCATCTCCAGGTATTCCCAGCCCAATCCAATACCATCGGGAGACTTTTTTATGATCTACATATTGGCATGTGAGGATAAATTTCACATATCCATTAACAGTATACCATATTGCACATTTAAGTATCGTTTGCCTTTGGAATCATTGCGTGCCATCGAATTGAAGGATCAAATACAGGCGATAAAGCAAATCGATCATCGATCGGTATTTCCAAATCCGTGGCCGCCTATACATGCCAGTGATTATTTTAAAGCATTTAGCAATGATGCCCCCATACTTTTTAGTCCTGGCCATGTCATCGTTATAACGGCAAGATGTTTTAACAACAAAAAGGGACAATTTATAATCAAATTTATGGATACGGATACCAAGAGAGAAGAGTTACACTTTAGTGTAAGGTTTGATGAAAAGGTTGTGGTGCGCAATAGCCATAATTCGAAATTTGA ATTTGGCCAAGAGGAACGTCATGGCCACTTTCCTTTTGTTTTCAATCAACAATTCAAACTAGCCATAGCTTTTACGGAAAGCGAATTTCTTACAGCAGTAGATGGTTATAACTTTTGCAGCTACGCCTATCGCACTCCCAATATTCTACAGAAACTGGTGGGCTTTAAAATTGCCTGCACCAAGGGTTTACATATGCATGTAACTGGTGTGGACCATGTACAAACGGGTAATAGCTTGTGTAGAGGCTTTGAAGAGTTGACAAGATTTGACAAGGAATGTACCTAA